AGCAAAACACGGGGTGGCGCGCAGTGGAAGGCGCGCAGGCGTACTCAGCAGTACGTGTCGAGCACCTGCAACGAGCACGCGCCGTGTTTTGCTGTGTCTCGGCGGCCGCAGTAGAAGACTCATGAATAATCCAGGCTAGTGCTCCGCCACGCCACCGCTGAGCACACGCTCCAACTCGTGGGCCTGCTGCTCGCGTTGCCCCGCAGGCAGCTTCGCCAAGTTCTCGAGCTTCCACCTCACGGCCGGGAGTAGATTGAGTGTCATCGATAGCCAGCACATCCCAATCGGGCTCTCCCCGCTCGACTGACATCAGAAAGCGCCGGTGGGCGTCGGGCATGCCGCCAACTGCATCGCGTACCAGCTCCTCCCGCGTACCGAAGAGGTTCTCCAGAGACCTGTTGTGGTCGTCATACCCAAAAAGCGATCGCGGAACTCCGCTTCAATAGCGCGATAGTTAGGTGCAAGCAGCTCGATCGCCGGACGGTTGTGGCTGAGGATGTAGACTACCAACTCCGCTCTCATTCGGTCAGACAAGCCTTCGCCGGAAAGCAGACCTGCCACGTCGAACAAATCGCGCGGATGCTGACGATCAAGGGCAGCAACCATCTTGCCGGCCAACAGATCCTCGAAAGAGACCGCCAGGGACTCCGCAAATCCGAAGTTATTCTCGACCGATGCCGAGACGGACTTGCGCGTAGCGTCGAAGACACAGCCTCGTAGAACAGGGGTGACCTCAACCTTGATCTACACGCCCGCCGCGCGAACGACAAGCTTGGTGACCGAGCCTCCCGGCCGTAGCTGGGAGGCGCTCACATGAGCGCCAGCGATTCCCTGGCGAATTCGCTCGGCGATACGGTTCATTGCCGCATCGATCCCGGCCAACGATGCGCCACGGCCCTCGATTATCAGATAGGTTAGGTCTATGTCGATCGACAGTCGCGGAAGATCGCGAACGAACAGGTTGATCGCCGTTCCACCCTTGAGTGCAAGCGATGGTTCCTCAGCGACGAATGGCAACGTGCGCACCAACAACGCGACTTGTCGACGATCGGCCTCAGTCGCCGGCATGCAGCGCCTCCGGCACGGTGATCTGGTACTTGCGGCCCAGTCGCCCGCCCGTGGCGATGACGCGCTTGCCACTCCCGAGGCGGAACTTGGTTTCATCCAGTTGCTTGCGCCAGGGATGGGCGTGACGTTCAGCAAACAAAAAAAATAGGCGAATGACCTTGATGCTGGAGCACGCTTCCAGCAACTTCTGCAAGCGATGCGGGCTGAGCGTGTGCAGGCCTTCCATGATCACGTCGACGCTCTCGAAGGTCTCGTGCTTGGGGAGTTCATCGAGCAGTTCGAGTATCGCTCGTTCAGCGGTGGACACAAGGAGGGGCCAAGCGTGCTAGCCCCATGGCGCTGTCGTGAGTCCATTCGGCAGCCTGGTAGGGCTGTCGCGAAGAGCACGACGAGTTGGGTCTGGCAGGCGAACCGCCCCATCGGCGATGCAGCAGCCTGGGAACAATCGCGACGCGTTGTGCAACTCGAACGTTCTGCCGAGCGACAGCTTGCTCAGCCAACCGGGAACAGCGGTCTCCGAGAAGAGGTGCACGTTGCCCTGCTCCCCAAGCGGCAGGTAATGCTCATACCCTTGAAGCCCATGCGCTGTGCGCCCACCGACAGCCACGGGCAGCCGCAGTAACGATTGAAGCGAGACGACCAACTGCTCCCATCTCTCTATGCCACCTGGCCGGGTAAAGACCCCTCGTGCGGGCTGTTCCAACCAGCCGCTGGCCACGTACTTGCTGCGTAGGGCGCGCGAGTATCCACGGGCTTCTAGCCATTGAGCAGTAACTAGCAGCAGGTGTTGGAGCCGGTTTAGCTTTCCTGCGTTTTGCATCCTCCTGGTACGCAGTTTAGCGAGTTCATGAACCGACGCAAGTTCGGGGAGTGTATGATCCGCCAACTGAAAGTTTGCAAATAGAGAAACACGTAAACCCCATGCCGCCATCTACCAGGCAACCATCGCTACTGAGGCTTTCCCTCGGTGGAGCTTCCTGGAACTTGCAGCTTCGCCTGTAGGCATCCCCGCCCGCGGTGCTCAGGTCACCCCCGCAGGCTGCGCGATTTGATACCCCATCGCCCGATAGCCACGCTGGCGCTTTTCCCACATGCGCCGCAAGACCGGATGATCGCCATCGACAAAGTCGATGATTCGGACATCCGACTTACTCCCATGCTCCCGGTGCAGCCTACCCGCGTACTGCTGTAAGGTGCCCTTCCAAGAGACAGGCATTGCCAGAACCAATGTGTCGAGGGGTGGATGGTCGAAGCCCTCCCCGACAAGTCGCCCGGTCGCCAAAGGCACCCGAGCCTCATCGCTGGGGAGCGAACTCATCTCGGTCAGCACTTCTGCACGCTGCTTGCGCGCAACCCTACCGTGCAACACGAACGGTCTTAGGCCCCTCTCCTTCAGCGATTCCTCAATACGCACTAGGTGATCGGCTCTTTCGGTCAATACGAGCACCTTGCGTCCGGCATCAGACGCTTGCTTCGTTTCCAAGGCGATCGCCTTCGTACGCTTATCGTCTTCTGCAAGGGCACGAAACACCGCCTAAATGCCATCGCCATCGTGAACATGAGGCTGCCCGCTGAGGATTCGCGGGACCACCTCGAGGCGAGTTGGCGCAGTCTCCGACGGCGCTGCTGAATGCCGAATCGGGCCGCACTGCATGAAAATGATCGGCTGTTGTCCATCGCGCCGAATGGGCGTGCGATTGAGCAGTGCGGTCAAGGGCAGCGCCGTTCGCGCTGCGCGAACGGCCGCGTCCCTCCACTCTCCTGGCGATACGTCCCCCTAGGCACACCCTAGTTCACCAGCCCAGCCCGTTGATAGCTGAACTTCTGCAGCAGCGCCACCGCCTCTGCCCGGTCCTTCTCATCTATCTGAACGATCCCCACCTCCTGGAAGGCATCCAGCACGGCTTCCGTCTCGACATCGATAACCTCTTTAGCCGCATCGACGATGAAATTCTCCTGGCCGAGCATCGCCGCCACCTGCACTGCCTGATCGAAGTCCCGGATCAACTCGGGGTCCAGATTCGCCAAGCGGTTGTTCATCTTATCGCTGATAGGACCTGGAATGTCGATGGCGACAATCACTCCCGCACCCGCAACGACCAACACCAACACAGCGGCGATAGAGATCACGCCGAAATTGACATTAACCACAAAGTCAATGAGTACGCTTACCTCAGAGATCCCTGTGCCTTGCAACGGCATGCCCACGAGCTGCTGCAAACGACGCAAGTCAGTTAGCGACTCAACATCGCCTTCGATGGGCTCTCCTAAGGCATCAGCCCGCGCCTTTATCCGTTGAATGGTACCTTCGATCTGCTTGCGGTTGCGCTCAAAATACTGCACGAGATTCCACTTGAGCACGGAGGGAACCGGGTGCGTGCTAAGGGTATCTCTCAGCGTTTGAGCGAATAGTTGATAGTCCCCCTTGGCCGCCGCCTCCAATACCCCTTGGTCCGTGATCGCGCGAAGCACTTGCACTTCACTGTGGGAGGAGACCATCAGAGATGGATCGATGCCAGCGTCTAGCAGATACTGATCGGGGTCGGCACGAAACTTCTTAGTCTCGTCCGCGTCAAGAAGCACGTTCGCCCACAGTTCACCCGACAGCAATACCTCGTCCCACACTGCCGTGGGCACGTTTGCCCGAGCCATCTGTAGACGCAGCAAATCTGCGTGCTTTCCGCCCGTTTCCGTTCCCGTAACACTCACTGGCACGCCGTATAGACGACCATCTGCCCCTGCTGATAACGGTAGGCCCACGGCACCGAACGCGCCAATAGAGCCTTTGAGAATTCCCCTTCGCGTCTTGTCCATGATGCTTCTCCTAGCGCTAAGTGACTACTCAAGCTGCCTTTTCCGCCATCTTCCGCCGCAGCGCAGTGGCAATGTTGTATCGGTGGATTACCTCCGGGACAAATTCGTGCCAACGCGCGATCAAGGCCGCCCGCACGTTGGGGTTCTGATGCAAGATCACGCACGCCTGACAAATGTGCGAAACGTTGGCTAACCCGCGCGTAACTTCCGCGTCGCCGAACAGCTTGCGGATGATTTCGTAGGGGCCGTCCATGTGAATCCAGATCTTCAGAAAGTCCTCGAGCTGGGAGAGAAACATGTCTCTCAGGGACTGTCGTCCGAGCGCACCGAGCTTCATCTCCGGGATGTACTCGAAGGTGAGCCCACAGCACCCAGAGACCTGACCGAATGGTGTAACCACTACGTTTTTCAATACCTGATCGCATGGTTTGTCGACTATTGCTCGCGCTACCTGAAAGCCCCGGTTCTTGGCTGCTGCGTGAAAGGGCATCCAGGTGTTGCTCTGCAAAGTGAACAGATCCGAGTGCTCATTGAGCAGTCTCTGCATAGTGGGATCACCATGTAGCGCCTCGTAGCACGTGCTGTCCTCCGTGTCCTTCTCCACGGTCATCAGCGTTCGGATTCCAGCACTAACACATGCGTACGCCGCATTGACCACGCAGTGCTGCGGCACCCAGCGCTGATGGTCTCGCCCAGTACTGAAATTGATCTCGCTGAGCCCGGCACCCAGGAGCTTGGAAACCGCGCGTCTCGTGGTATGCGTGCTCCTCCCCCAGAAGCCATTCGTGACGCATCGAGTGGCCAAACCTAAGTGGGTCGCATGTGCTATCGCAGCATGCAGATCGTCCCCGAGCAGAAAGCACTCCCCACCTGACCAAACCACAAGCGACATTGCTGGGAATGAAGCTACCGCCTCATCCATTGCGGCACGCATCTGGTCTAGCGTTAGCCGTCCGGTGCGTGTGGGATTCGACTCAAAACAGCATTCTTCACACGCGGCATTGCACCGATAGGTAGTGAGCAGAGTCATTGATCTTGGGTAGTGACTGAGAAGCTCTTCGATGCTGGCCTGGTAGGCTGGCGTTCCGGTTGGCGGACAATTCGTCGCTGACTGCATGATGAAACCTCATCGACTTGATTCATTCCCCAGTCGACACTATGGTGAATTCTGGAGAATAAAGA
The Pseudomonadota bacterium DNA segment above includes these coding regions:
- a CDS encoding type IV toxin-antitoxin system AbiEi family antitoxin domain-containing protein, which translates into the protein MSTAERAILELLDELPKHETFESVDVIMEGLHTLSPHRLQKLLEACSSIKVIRLFFLFAERHAHPWRKQLDETKFRLGSGKRVIATGGRLGRKYQITVPEALHAGD
- a CDS encoding SPASM domain-containing protein gives rise to the protein MTVEKDTEDSTCYEALHGDPTMQRLLNEHSDLFTLQSNTWMPFHAAAKNRGFQVARAIVDKPCDQVLKNVVVTPFGQVSGCCGLTFEYIPEMKLGALGRQSLRDMFLSQLEDFLKIWIHMDGPYEIIRKLFGDAEVTRGLANVSHICQACVILHQNPNVRAALIARWHEFVPEVIHRYNIATALRRKMAEKAA
- a CDS encoding AbiEi antitoxin N-terminal domain-containing protein, whose amino-acid sequence is MAAWGLRVSLFANFQLADHTLPELASVHELAKLRTRRMQNAGKLNRLQHLLLVTAQWLEARGYSRALRSKYVASGWLEQPARGVFTRPGGIERWEQLVVSLQSLLRLPVAVGGRTAHGLQGYEHYLPLGEQGNVHLFSETAVPGWLSKLSLGRTFELHNASRLFPGCCIADGAVRLPDPTRRALRDSPTRLPNGLTTAPWG